From the genome of Brachyhypopomus gauderio isolate BG-103 chromosome 20, BGAUD_0.2, whole genome shotgun sequence, one region includes:
- the LOC143484173 gene encoding LOW QUALITY PROTEIN: uncharacterized protein LOC143484173 (The sequence of the model RefSeq protein was modified relative to this genomic sequence to represent the inferred CDS: substituted 1 base at 1 genomic stop codon) codes for MSADSSEGGEESGVILLELHMLCDSETSCTKSVGTDLSMEDIGNLQTEVCELRKVIDLLQRKLNQQTENLSKEKDVATLCSVCKAELNQIETQDYGQRDQHTPQDTEDILSQNPVYKPKANPMETLEPDCNAGVQRTPQDMEDVSSLSPVCEMKTKPTETLELDCNTEYQYIKQEMLDVPFLFVVCKTESNPVETRNTDLNTMSQCIKQEMQVETNISPVDKIDPNPTESLRSNCNVGDQHTPQTPLKTCSVRLVDCIRGGHDDCNNKNDFIPELKSSAPMNIFSCSVCPHSYTAQMYLHKHIRTCHHEEYVRLLKSGQIKYENLAPKRSFRNPQMLSKTLQRIHKGAKLYLCSMCGKKFNRWGDFHRHHLIHTGEKPYQCSECGRSYTSQSNLQRHWLIHTGEKPYHCSECGKSFTRQSSLHQHQHIHRGEKPYYCSECGRSFTYPSHLHRHQLIHTGEKPYHCSECEKSFTQKSSLHQHQRIHRGEKPYYCSECGKSFTWQSSLHQHQHFHRGEKPYYCSECGRSFTCPSHLYRHQRIHTGEKSXHCSECGKGFPRLGGLHEPWNIHTRNNPQMLSDTLWQIHKGVGLYHCSEFWRRFNRWSDFLQPNHIHKGEKLYCWSECGRHFTRQSTGSGRLSLILLPTAEHPCNL; via the exons ATGTCTGCTGACagcagtgagggtggagaggagagtggagtGATTTTACTGGAGTTACACATGTTATGTGACTCTGAAACATCCTGCACAAAGTCAGTAGGGACTGATCTCTCCATGGAGGATATTGGAAACCTACAAACTGAAGTCTGTGAACTGAGAAAAGTGATTGATTTGCTACAGAGAAAGTTGAATCAGCAAACAGAAAATCTTTCTAAAGAG AAGGATGTTGCCACTTTGTGCAGTGTCTGTAAAGCTGAACTAAACCAAATAGAAACACAAGACTATGGTCAgagagaccagcacacaccacaggacacagaGGATATACTCAGTCAGAATCCAGTGTATAAACCCAAAGCAAATCCCATGGAGACACTGGAACCTGACTGTAACGCTGGAGTCCAGCGCACACCACAGGACATGGAGGATGTATCCAGTCTGTCTCCAGTGtgtgaaatgaaaacaaaacccaCAGAAACACTGGAACTTGACTGTAACACTGAGTACCAATACATAAAGCAGGAGATGCTGGATGTGCCTTTTCTATTTGTGGTGTGTAAGACTGAATCAAACCCCGTGGAGACACGCAATACTGACTTGAACAccatgagccaatgcataaagcaGGAGATGCAGGTTGAAACCAATATTTCTCCTGTGGATAAAATCGACCCAAACCCCACAGAGTCCCTGCGCTCTAACTGTAATGTtggagaccagcacacaccGCAGACTCCATTAAAGACGTGTTCAGTGAGACTGGTGGACTGCATCCGTGGTGGACATGATGATTGTAATAATAAGAATGATTTTATACCAG aACTCAAATCTTCTGCACCCATGAACATCTTCTCCTGCTCTGTGTGTCCACATTCCTATACAGCTCAAATGTATCTCCACAAACACATCAGGACATGTCACCAtgaggagtatgtcagactgcTGAAGTCAGGACAAATTAAATATGAAAATTTGGCACCCAAACGCAGCTTCAGAAATCCACAAATGTTATCCAAAACTCTCCAGCGCATTCACAAAGGGGCAAAGCTGTATCTCTGCTCAATGTGTGGGAAGAAATTTAATAGATGGGGTGATTTCCATCGACACCAtctcattcacacaggagagaagccatatcaatgctcagagtgtgggaggagttaTACTAGTCAGAGTAATCTCCAAAGACACTGgctcattcacacaggagagaagccctatcactgctcagagtgtgggaaaagTTTTACTAGGCAGAGTAGtctccaccagcaccagcacattcacagaggagagaagccatattactgctcagagtgtgggaggagttttACTTATCCGAGTCATCTCCACCGACACCAgctcattcacacaggagaaaagccctatcactgctcagagtgtgagaagagttttactcaaaaGAGTAgtctccaccaacaccagcgcattcacagaggagagaagccgtattactgctcagagtgtgggaaaagTTTTACTTGGCAGAGTAGtctccaccagcaccagcactTTCACAGGGGAGAGAAGCCgtattactgctcagagtgtgggagaaGTTTTACTTGTCCGAGTCATCTCTAccgacaccagcgcattcacacaggagagaagtcataacactgctcagagtgtgggaaaggTTTTCCTCGACTGGGTGGTCTCCATGAGCCCTGGAACATTCACACTAGAAATAATCCACAAATGTTATCTGATACTCTCTGGCAGATTCACAAAGGAGTAGGgctgtatcactgctcagagttcTGGAGGAGATTTAATAGATGGAGTGATTTCCTTCAACCCAATCACATTCACAAAGGAGAGAAGCTGTATTGCTGGTCAGAGTGTGGGAGGCATTTTACTAGACAGAGTACTGGCTCTGGTCGACTTTCTCTGATTTTATTGCCTACAGCAGAACATCCATGCAATCTGTAG